The proteins below are encoded in one region of Neodiprion virginianus isolate iyNeoVirg1 chromosome 7, iyNeoVirg1.1, whole genome shotgun sequence:
- the LOC124309584 gene encoding phosphatidylinositol-binding clathrin assembly protein unc-11 isoform X9, whose translation MAGQTINDRLLAARHSIAGQGLAKSVCKATTEELIGPKKKHLDYLIHCTNEPNVSIPQLATLLIERSQNTNWTVVFKALITVHHMMCYGNERFTQYLASSNSTFQLSSFLDKSGVQAGARVGYDMSPFIRRYAKYLNEKALSYRTVAFDFCKVKRGKEDGTLRTMNPEKLLKTLPVLQAQLDSLLEFDCSANDLTNGVINMAFMLLFRDLIRLFACYNDGIINLLEKYFDMNKKQCRDALDLYRKFLTRMNSVGEFLKVAENVGIDKGDIPDLTKAPSSLLDALEQHLASLEGKKGSAANTPTQTASHRTNVKSGVSALSSTSMAFGTAASNARLDQTGNGHIDEALRQQALAEEEAAMNQYKAKVQSPSGGPSTNPFLSSPTNNAGQPIVDLFSSAPVTDNQAQKASDDLLQLAGNPFADMFGNAQAQPQPVQPAPGQNNMWMTNGNGFGAAPPPANNAFVTDNNFSSVFGNNQEQSTAAAGLTGSVPNPFMSDFPTSGPQPTNAANIGLFDSNTDLTSSESQPSAGGGDLFSAGGQADFFGGDGTVVGTSDAGNGDAVLGSLPGAASSGALGSVKSTATPPPRPPPPASASNGTPRAMSPAIGGASTGRAAASAPSKSAFDDLNDSIRMALGGSPSRPPPLAQQAVPPAPQQSQQQQQQQQQQQPSLVGFDKFDMGGMGGIGVVGQPVMGVAVAPGYGIPSQTQIPVGYGSPAKQPMSAGQPATTGSGGKVLTGDLDSSLASLAQNLSINKSAQQQVKGMQWNSPKNAAKTGGQTGWTPQPMAATTGAGYRPMLVTIGIFSAVMHAWHMACCRLLQGQGMTQLPPTASMGFPTQPAMPLGMQSMPMGMQGMRPMMGAMPGAPVATGGMMVAGGTAPTIMGAPSPMMSAPLQQQHSHSTAQSQANAVQLDPFGAL comes from the exons ATGGCCGGGCAGACCATCAACGACAGGCTGCTTGCAGCTAGGCACAGCATCGCCGGTCAGGGACTCGCAAAGTCCGTCTGCAAGGCCACCACCGAGGAGCTGATCGGACCGAAAAAGAAGCACCTTGACT ATTTAATACACTGTACGAACGAGCCAAATGTCTCGATACCACAACTGGCCACCCTGCTCATCGAGCGGTCGCAGAACACAAATTGGACCGTCGTATTCAAGGCCCTCATCACTGTACATCACATGATGTGCTATGGAAACGAG agGTTCACCCAGTACCTGGCGTCGAGTAACAGCACCTTTCAGCTCAGCAGTTTCCTGGACAAGAGCGGGGTgcaag CTGGAGCACGTGTGG GATACGATATGTCTCCATTCATCAGGCGGTATGCTAAATACTTGAACGAGAAGGCGCTTTCGTACAGAACTGTTGCGTTCGATTTTTGCAAAGTCAAACGAGG cAAGGAGGATGGTACTCTTCGAACGATGAACCCGGAGAAATTGCTCAAAACTTTACCCGTTCTTCAGGCGCAACTAGATTCGTTACTGGAATTCGACTGCTCGGCCAATGATCTTACAAACGGTGTTATAAACATGGCCTTTATGCTTCTCTTCAGAGATCTTATACGTTTATTCGCCTGTTATAACGACGGAATTATTAATCTATTAG aaaaatactTCGATATGAACAAGAAACAATGCCGGGATGCGTTAGACCTTTATAGAAAATTCTTAACAAGAATGAACAGCGTTGGAGAATTCCTGAAAGTTGCAGAG AATGTTGGTATCGATAAGGGAGACATTCCAGATCTCACAAAG gCTCCCAGCAGTCTGCTCGATGCTCTCGAACAGCATCTTGCCTCCTTAGAAGGAAAGAAAGGATCTGCGGCTAATACGCCAACGCAAACAGCTAG CCATAGAACGAATGTAAAGTCGGGAGTGTCCGCCCTGTCTTCCACCAGCATGGCGTTTGGAACAGCAGCCAGCAACGCACGACTCGATCAGACCGGTAATGGGCACATTGACGAGGCGTTGAGACAACAGGCTCTAGCCGAGGAAGAAGCAGCTATGAATCAGTACAAG GCCAAAGTACAGTCACCGTCGGGTGGTCCAAGCACTAATCCATTTCTCAGCTCTCCGACGAACAATGCTGGACAGCCAATCGTCGATTTATTCAGCTCGGCACCGGTGACGGATAATCAG GCACAAAAAGCATCGGACGACCTTCTGCAACTTGCAGGAAACCCGTTTGCGGATATGTTTGGTAATGCGCAAGCGCAGCCACAACCGGTGCAACCTGCGCCCGGTCAAAACAATATGTGGATGACAAACGGTAATG gTTTCGGAGCTGCTCCACCACCAGCAAATAATGCCTTTGTTACAGATAACAATTTCTCGTCTGTATTTGGAAATAATCAAGAACAATCAA CTGCTGCCGCAGGACTTACCGGTTCTGTACCCAACCCATTCATGTCCGATTTCCCAACATCCGGTCCTCAGCCAACGAATGCAGCCAATATCGGCTTGTTCGATAGCAACACAGACCTGACATCCTCAGAAAGTCAACCATCCGCCGGTGGCGGGGACCTATTCAGTGCTGGCGGTCAGGCAGATTTCTTTGGGGGCGACGGTACAGTGGTCGGTACCTCAGATGCGGGTAACGGGGACGCAGTTCTTGGGTCGTTACCAGGTGCGGCGTCCTCCGGAGCCCTTGGCTCTGTAAAGTCCACTGCAACGCCGCCGCCCAGACCACCGCCTCCCGCAAGTGCTTCTAACGGTACACCAAGAGCGATGTCTCCTGCCATTGGAGGCGCCTCGACTGGCAGAGCCGCGGCCTCGGCGCCTAGCAAAAGCGCCTTCGACGATCTAAATGACAGTATTCGTATGGCCCTGGGTGGGTCGCCGTCACGCCCGCCACCCCTCGCCCAGCAAGCTGTTCCCCCTGCTCCACAACAATcccaacaacaacaacaacaacaacaacaacaacaaccaaGTTTGGTTGGCTTCGACAAGTTCGATATGGGGGGTATGGGGGGTATCGGGGTCGTTGGACAGCCCGTAATGGGTGTAGCCGTCGCTCCGGGTTACGGTATTCCTTCCCAAACCCAAATTCCCGTCGGGTACGGTTCACCGGCAAAGCAGCCTATGTCAG CGGGTCAACCGGCGACAACTGGAAGCGGCGGAAAGGTCCTGACTGGTGACTTGGACAGCAGTCTTGCCAGCCTCGCGCAGAACCTTTCTATCAACAAGAGTGCTCAGCAACAAGTCAA gGGAATGCAATGGAATTCTCCAAAAAACGCTGCTAAGACTGGAGGACAAACGGGTTGGACGCCTCAGCCGATGGCAGCGACAACGGGTGCCGGTTACAGACCAATG TTAGTGACGATTGGCATATTTAGTGCAGTGATGCATGCGTGGCATATGGCATGTTGCCGGCTGTTACAGGGCCAAGGAATGACACAACTTCCTCCAACAGCCAGTATGGGCTTCCCAACCCAGCCTGCTATGCCTCTG GGTATGCAATCTATGCCGATGGGTATGCAGGGCATGCGGCCAATGATGGGTGCAATGCCTGGTGCTCCCGTTGCAACTGGTGGCATGATGGTTGCGGGGGGAACCGCGCCCACAATAATGGGTGCTCCGAGTCCCATGATGAGTGCTCCCCTGCAGCAGCAACACTCTCATAGCACTGCTCAGTCGCAAGCAAACGCTGTACAACTTGATCCTTTCGGTGCTCTGTGA
- the LOC124309584 gene encoding phosphatidylinositol-binding clathrin assembly protein LAP isoform X18 — protein MAGQTINDRLLAARHSIAGQGLAKSVCKATTEELIGPKKKHLDYLIHCTNEPNVSIPQLATLLIERSQNTNWTVVFKALITVHHMMCYGNERFTQYLASSNSTFQLSSFLDKSGVQAGARVGYDMSPFIRRYAKYLNEKALSYRTVAFDFCKVKRGKEDGTLRTMNPEKLLKTLPVLQAQLDSLLEFDCSANDLTNGVINMAFMLLFRDLIRLFACYNDGIINLLEKYFDMNKKQCRDALDLYRKFLTRMNSVGEFLKVAENVGIDKGDIPDLTKAPSSLLDALEQHLASLEGKKGSAANTPTQTASHRTNVKSGVSALSSTSMAFGTAASNARLDQTGNGHIDEALRQQALAEEEAAMNQYKAKVQSPSGGPSTNPFLSSPTNNAGQPIVDLFSSAPVTDNQAQKASDDLLQLAGNPFADMFGNAQAQPQPVQPAPGQNNMWMTNGFGAAPPPANNAFVTDNNFSSVFGNNQEQSTAGQPATTGSGGKVLTGDLDSSLASLAQNLSINKSAQQQVKGMQWNSPKNAAKTGGQTGWTPQPMAATTGAGYRPMLVTIGIFSAVMHAWHMACCRLLQGQGMTQLPPTASMGFPTQPAMPLGMQSMPMGMQGMRPMMGAMPGAPVATGGMMVAGGTAPTIMGAPSPMMSAPLQQQHSHSTAQSQANAVQLDPFGAL, from the exons ATGGCCGGGCAGACCATCAACGACAGGCTGCTTGCAGCTAGGCACAGCATCGCCGGTCAGGGACTCGCAAAGTCCGTCTGCAAGGCCACCACCGAGGAGCTGATCGGACCGAAAAAGAAGCACCTTGACT ATTTAATACACTGTACGAACGAGCCAAATGTCTCGATACCACAACTGGCCACCCTGCTCATCGAGCGGTCGCAGAACACAAATTGGACCGTCGTATTCAAGGCCCTCATCACTGTACATCACATGATGTGCTATGGAAACGAG agGTTCACCCAGTACCTGGCGTCGAGTAACAGCACCTTTCAGCTCAGCAGTTTCCTGGACAAGAGCGGGGTgcaag CTGGAGCACGTGTGG GATACGATATGTCTCCATTCATCAGGCGGTATGCTAAATACTTGAACGAGAAGGCGCTTTCGTACAGAACTGTTGCGTTCGATTTTTGCAAAGTCAAACGAGG cAAGGAGGATGGTACTCTTCGAACGATGAACCCGGAGAAATTGCTCAAAACTTTACCCGTTCTTCAGGCGCAACTAGATTCGTTACTGGAATTCGACTGCTCGGCCAATGATCTTACAAACGGTGTTATAAACATGGCCTTTATGCTTCTCTTCAGAGATCTTATACGTTTATTCGCCTGTTATAACGACGGAATTATTAATCTATTAG aaaaatactTCGATATGAACAAGAAACAATGCCGGGATGCGTTAGACCTTTATAGAAAATTCTTAACAAGAATGAACAGCGTTGGAGAATTCCTGAAAGTTGCAGAG AATGTTGGTATCGATAAGGGAGACATTCCAGATCTCACAAAG gCTCCCAGCAGTCTGCTCGATGCTCTCGAACAGCATCTTGCCTCCTTAGAAGGAAAGAAAGGATCTGCGGCTAATACGCCAACGCAAACAGCTAG CCATAGAACGAATGTAAAGTCGGGAGTGTCCGCCCTGTCTTCCACCAGCATGGCGTTTGGAACAGCAGCCAGCAACGCACGACTCGATCAGACCGGTAATGGGCACATTGACGAGGCGTTGAGACAACAGGCTCTAGCCGAGGAAGAAGCAGCTATGAATCAGTACAAG GCCAAAGTACAGTCACCGTCGGGTGGTCCAAGCACTAATCCATTTCTCAGCTCTCCGACGAACAATGCTGGACAGCCAATCGTCGATTTATTCAGCTCGGCACCGGTGACGGATAATCAG GCACAAAAAGCATCGGACGACCTTCTGCAACTTGCAGGAAACCCGTTTGCGGATATGTTTGGTAATGCGCAAGCGCAGCCACAACCGGTGCAACCTGCGCCCGGTCAAAACAATATGTGGATGACAAACG gTTTCGGAGCTGCTCCACCACCAGCAAATAATGCCTTTGTTACAGATAACAATTTCTCGTCTGTATTTGGAAATAATCAAGAACAATCAA CAGCGGGTCAACCGGCGACAACTGGAAGCGGCGGAAAGGTCCTGACTGGTGACTTGGACAGCAGTCTTGCCAGCCTCGCGCAGAACCTTTCTATCAACAAGAGTGCTCAGCAACAAGTCAA gGGAATGCAATGGAATTCTCCAAAAAACGCTGCTAAGACTGGAGGACAAACGGGTTGGACGCCTCAGCCGATGGCAGCGACAACGGGTGCCGGTTACAGACCAATG TTAGTGACGATTGGCATATTTAGTGCAGTGATGCATGCGTGGCATATGGCATGTTGCCGGCTGTTACAGGGCCAAGGAATGACACAACTTCCTCCAACAGCCAGTATGGGCTTCCCAACCCAGCCTGCTATGCCTCTG GGTATGCAATCTATGCCGATGGGTATGCAGGGCATGCGGCCAATGATGGGTGCAATGCCTGGTGCTCCCGTTGCAACTGGTGGCATGATGGTTGCGGGGGGAACCGCGCCCACAATAATGGGTGCTCCGAGTCCCATGATGAGTGCTCCCCTGCAGCAGCAACACTCTCATAGCACTGCTCAGTCGCAAGCAAACGCTGTACAACTTGATCCTTTCGGTGCTCTGTGA
- the LOC124309584 gene encoding phosphatidylinositol-binding clathrin assembly protein LAP isoform X12, which yields MAGQTINDRLLAARHSIAGQGLAKSVCKATTEELIGPKKKHLDYLIHCTNEPNVSIPQLATLLIERSQNTNWTVVFKALITVHHMMCYGNERFTQYLASSNSTFQLSSFLDKSGVQAGARVGYDMSPFIRRYAKYLNEKALSYRTVAFDFCKVKRGKEDGTLRTMNPEKLLKTLPVLQAQLDSLLEFDCSANDLTNGVINMAFMLLFRDLIRLFACYNDGIINLLEKYFDMNKKQCRDALDLYRKFLTRMNSVGEFLKVAENVGIDKGDIPDLTKAPSSLLDALEQHLASLEGKKGSAANTPTQTASHRTNVKSGVSALSSTSMAFGTAASNARLDQTGNGHIDEALRQQALAEEEAAMNQYKAKVQSPSGGPSTNPFLSSPTNNAGQPIVDLFSSAPVTDNQAQKASDDLLQLAGNPFADMFGNAQAQPQPVQPAPGQNNMWMTNGNGFGAAPPPANNAFVTDNNFSSVFGNNQEQSSFDGLGSVLKPSTTVSGANNVSAAGQPATTGSGGKVLTGDLDSSLASLAQNLSINKSAQQQVKGMQWNSPKNAAKTGGQTGWTPQPMAATTGAGYRPMLVTIGIFSAVMHAWHMACCRLLQGQGMTQLPPTASMGFPTQPAMPLGMQSMPMGMQGMRPMMGAMPGAPVATGGMMVAGGTAPTIMGAPSPMMSAPLQQQHSHSTAQSQANAVQLDPFGAL from the exons ATGGCCGGGCAGACCATCAACGACAGGCTGCTTGCAGCTAGGCACAGCATCGCCGGTCAGGGACTCGCAAAGTCCGTCTGCAAGGCCACCACCGAGGAGCTGATCGGACCGAAAAAGAAGCACCTTGACT ATTTAATACACTGTACGAACGAGCCAAATGTCTCGATACCACAACTGGCCACCCTGCTCATCGAGCGGTCGCAGAACACAAATTGGACCGTCGTATTCAAGGCCCTCATCACTGTACATCACATGATGTGCTATGGAAACGAG agGTTCACCCAGTACCTGGCGTCGAGTAACAGCACCTTTCAGCTCAGCAGTTTCCTGGACAAGAGCGGGGTgcaag CTGGAGCACGTGTGG GATACGATATGTCTCCATTCATCAGGCGGTATGCTAAATACTTGAACGAGAAGGCGCTTTCGTACAGAACTGTTGCGTTCGATTTTTGCAAAGTCAAACGAGG cAAGGAGGATGGTACTCTTCGAACGATGAACCCGGAGAAATTGCTCAAAACTTTACCCGTTCTTCAGGCGCAACTAGATTCGTTACTGGAATTCGACTGCTCGGCCAATGATCTTACAAACGGTGTTATAAACATGGCCTTTATGCTTCTCTTCAGAGATCTTATACGTTTATTCGCCTGTTATAACGACGGAATTATTAATCTATTAG aaaaatactTCGATATGAACAAGAAACAATGCCGGGATGCGTTAGACCTTTATAGAAAATTCTTAACAAGAATGAACAGCGTTGGAGAATTCCTGAAAGTTGCAGAG AATGTTGGTATCGATAAGGGAGACATTCCAGATCTCACAAAG gCTCCCAGCAGTCTGCTCGATGCTCTCGAACAGCATCTTGCCTCCTTAGAAGGAAAGAAAGGATCTGCGGCTAATACGCCAACGCAAACAGCTAG CCATAGAACGAATGTAAAGTCGGGAGTGTCCGCCCTGTCTTCCACCAGCATGGCGTTTGGAACAGCAGCCAGCAACGCACGACTCGATCAGACCGGTAATGGGCACATTGACGAGGCGTTGAGACAACAGGCTCTAGCCGAGGAAGAAGCAGCTATGAATCAGTACAAG GCCAAAGTACAGTCACCGTCGGGTGGTCCAAGCACTAATCCATTTCTCAGCTCTCCGACGAACAATGCTGGACAGCCAATCGTCGATTTATTCAGCTCGGCACCGGTGACGGATAATCAG GCACAAAAAGCATCGGACGACCTTCTGCAACTTGCAGGAAACCCGTTTGCGGATATGTTTGGTAATGCGCAAGCGCAGCCACAACCGGTGCAACCTGCGCCCGGTCAAAACAATATGTGGATGACAAACGGTAATG gTTTCGGAGCTGCTCCACCACCAGCAAATAATGCCTTTGTTACAGATAACAATTTCTCGTCTGTATTTGGAAATAATCAAGAACAATCAA GTTTTGACGGTTTGGGCTCGGTGCTGAAGCCATCCACCACTGTGTCTGGAGCTAATAACGTTTCAGCAGCGGGTCAACCGGCGACAACTGGAAGCGGCGGAAAGGTCCTGACTGGTGACTTGGACAGCAGTCTTGCCAGCCTCGCGCAGAACCTTTCTATCAACAAGAGTGCTCAGCAACAAGTCAA gGGAATGCAATGGAATTCTCCAAAAAACGCTGCTAAGACTGGAGGACAAACGGGTTGGACGCCTCAGCCGATGGCAGCGACAACGGGTGCCGGTTACAGACCAATG TTAGTGACGATTGGCATATTTAGTGCAGTGATGCATGCGTGGCATATGGCATGTTGCCGGCTGTTACAGGGCCAAGGAATGACACAACTTCCTCCAACAGCCAGTATGGGCTTCCCAACCCAGCCTGCTATGCCTCTG GGTATGCAATCTATGCCGATGGGTATGCAGGGCATGCGGCCAATGATGGGTGCAATGCCTGGTGCTCCCGTTGCAACTGGTGGCATGATGGTTGCGGGGGGAACCGCGCCCACAATAATGGGTGCTCCGAGTCCCATGATGAGTGCTCCCCTGCAGCAGCAACACTCTCATAGCACTGCTCAGTCGCAAGCAAACGCTGTACAACTTGATCCTTTCGGTGCTCTGTGA
- the LOC124309584 gene encoding phosphatidylinositol-binding clathrin assembly protein LAP isoform X15 yields the protein MAGQTINDRLLAARHSIAGQGLAKSVCKATTEELIGPKKKHLDYLIHCTNEPNVSIPQLATLLIERSQNTNWTVVFKALITVHHMMCYGNERFTQYLASSNSTFQLSSFLDKSGVQAGARVGYDMSPFIRRYAKYLNEKALSYRTVAFDFCKVKRGKEDGTLRTMNPEKLLKTLPVLQAQLDSLLEFDCSANDLTNGVINMAFMLLFRDLIRLFACYNDGIINLLEKYFDMNKKQCRDALDLYRKFLTRMNSVGEFLKVAENVGIDKGDIPDLTKAPSSLLDALEQHLASLEGKKGSAANTPTQTASHRTNVKSGVSALSSTSMAFGTAASNARLDQTGNGHIDEALRQQALAEEEAAMNQYKAKVQSPSGGPSTNPFLSSPTNNAGQPIVDLFSSAPVTDNQAQKASDDLLQLAGNPFADMFGNAQAQPQPVQPAPGQNNMWMTNDNNFSSVFGNNQEQSSFDGLGSVLKPSTTVSGANNVSAAGQPATTGSGGKVLTGDLDSSLASLAQNLSINKSAQQQVKGMQWNSPKNAAKTGGQTGWTPQPMAATTGAGYRPMLVTIGIFSAVMHAWHMACCRLLQGQGMTQLPPTASMGFPTQPAMPLGMQSMPMGMQGMRPMMGAMPGAPVATGGMMVAGGTAPTIMGAPSPMMSAPLQQQHSHSTAQSQANAVQLDPFGAL from the exons ATGGCCGGGCAGACCATCAACGACAGGCTGCTTGCAGCTAGGCACAGCATCGCCGGTCAGGGACTCGCAAAGTCCGTCTGCAAGGCCACCACCGAGGAGCTGATCGGACCGAAAAAGAAGCACCTTGACT ATTTAATACACTGTACGAACGAGCCAAATGTCTCGATACCACAACTGGCCACCCTGCTCATCGAGCGGTCGCAGAACACAAATTGGACCGTCGTATTCAAGGCCCTCATCACTGTACATCACATGATGTGCTATGGAAACGAG agGTTCACCCAGTACCTGGCGTCGAGTAACAGCACCTTTCAGCTCAGCAGTTTCCTGGACAAGAGCGGGGTgcaag CTGGAGCACGTGTGG GATACGATATGTCTCCATTCATCAGGCGGTATGCTAAATACTTGAACGAGAAGGCGCTTTCGTACAGAACTGTTGCGTTCGATTTTTGCAAAGTCAAACGAGG cAAGGAGGATGGTACTCTTCGAACGATGAACCCGGAGAAATTGCTCAAAACTTTACCCGTTCTTCAGGCGCAACTAGATTCGTTACTGGAATTCGACTGCTCGGCCAATGATCTTACAAACGGTGTTATAAACATGGCCTTTATGCTTCTCTTCAGAGATCTTATACGTTTATTCGCCTGTTATAACGACGGAATTATTAATCTATTAG aaaaatactTCGATATGAACAAGAAACAATGCCGGGATGCGTTAGACCTTTATAGAAAATTCTTAACAAGAATGAACAGCGTTGGAGAATTCCTGAAAGTTGCAGAG AATGTTGGTATCGATAAGGGAGACATTCCAGATCTCACAAAG gCTCCCAGCAGTCTGCTCGATGCTCTCGAACAGCATCTTGCCTCCTTAGAAGGAAAGAAAGGATCTGCGGCTAATACGCCAACGCAAACAGCTAG CCATAGAACGAATGTAAAGTCGGGAGTGTCCGCCCTGTCTTCCACCAGCATGGCGTTTGGAACAGCAGCCAGCAACGCACGACTCGATCAGACCGGTAATGGGCACATTGACGAGGCGTTGAGACAACAGGCTCTAGCCGAGGAAGAAGCAGCTATGAATCAGTACAAG GCCAAAGTACAGTCACCGTCGGGTGGTCCAAGCACTAATCCATTTCTCAGCTCTCCGACGAACAATGCTGGACAGCCAATCGTCGATTTATTCAGCTCGGCACCGGTGACGGATAATCAG GCACAAAAAGCATCGGACGACCTTCTGCAACTTGCAGGAAACCCGTTTGCGGATATGTTTGGTAATGCGCAAGCGCAGCCACAACCGGTGCAACCTGCGCCCGGTCAAAACAATATGTGGATGACAAACG ATAACAATTTCTCGTCTGTATTTGGAAATAATCAAGAACAATCAA GTTTTGACGGTTTGGGCTCGGTGCTGAAGCCATCCACCACTGTGTCTGGAGCTAATAACGTTTCAGCAGCGGGTCAACCGGCGACAACTGGAAGCGGCGGAAAGGTCCTGACTGGTGACTTGGACAGCAGTCTTGCCAGCCTCGCGCAGAACCTTTCTATCAACAAGAGTGCTCAGCAACAAGTCAA gGGAATGCAATGGAATTCTCCAAAAAACGCTGCTAAGACTGGAGGACAAACGGGTTGGACGCCTCAGCCGATGGCAGCGACAACGGGTGCCGGTTACAGACCAATG TTAGTGACGATTGGCATATTTAGTGCAGTGATGCATGCGTGGCATATGGCATGTTGCCGGCTGTTACAGGGCCAAGGAATGACACAACTTCCTCCAACAGCCAGTATGGGCTTCCCAACCCAGCCTGCTATGCCTCTG GGTATGCAATCTATGCCGATGGGTATGCAGGGCATGCGGCCAATGATGGGTGCAATGCCTGGTGCTCCCGTTGCAACTGGTGGCATGATGGTTGCGGGGGGAACCGCGCCCACAATAATGGGTGCTCCGAGTCCCATGATGAGTGCTCCCCTGCAGCAGCAACACTCTCATAGCACTGCTCAGTCGCAAGCAAACGCTGTACAACTTGATCCTTTCGGTGCTCTGTGA